A region from the Drosophila ananassae strain 14024-0371.13 chromosome 2L, ASM1763931v2, whole genome shotgun sequence genome encodes:
- the LOC6498885 gene encoding E3 ubiquitin-protein ligase TRIP12 isoform X3 — MAESVKSQSLSALTEGQHDDGSTTATAASLVNNTTTGAAANTNRRRNHNNNNNTNNNYNNNNNNNSSSSSSNSNSSTRKSHNKNKKRNTNPAVSSSSVNASTISSFNRRSRSQGRSQQNNKEPESPLVSTKRSSTFRSPSSPAPSSNSISGDQSVSPGNRKRQHQQNTSTTAGGTTSHQTTFSRSNQPAPGGDQLVELSSPLKKRRLQPTASSSHNNNNSVVSTAGTEASSGIEEGSVTATAGFTESGSDQQQQQQTPRQASGGDCVAQRTRSKTVSPEELPSTSSAAAAARLQHHQHHTQLRASASSSSVPAVVCSRQKRKASGGSGSLVEATPQRGAAAAARAGRPSNLLNYYRKTRKVSHTRSSQKSEKQAAVQEEEEEEEEASAFASATATASSSESQLQGSVSGSSNSKSGGIGKWNKKGLRHLQQNQLDTDNATTSEAGAEEQQQLEQKNLEVENQLPAVESALNLPESSANQSQSEAAEGQSQSEEQDERDDEEEEDDEEEEEEEEEEEVSFFEIVNSADSSYEEDAQIVAEEDEITEEEDVDDEEDEDIEEDEDIEEEDLSESEFAQQLIGELGAASDALAYSLMAQQPPSGPPHAGGQQLTPGANSANLSIVAAALSAARDVGGGGPGGPPGGSGSGGTATAPAGSSSSSAAAGGNNSAVGATSSNSSAGQPASNNSGSSNVTQSGAASGGSGAGGSGSGATASTTNSASQHSGGAGAAADSESDDSEVGRLQALLEARGLPPHLFGALGPRMTHILHRTIGNSSSSKANQLLQGLQSHDESQQLQAAIEMCQMLVMGNEDTLAGFPIKQVVPALIQLLRMEHNFDIMNNACRALAYMLEALPRSSGTVVEAVPVFLEKLQVIQCMDVAEQSLTALEILSRRHNKAILQANGISACLTYLDFFSIVAQRAALAIAANCCLNMHPEEFHFVSESLPLLARLLSQQDKKCVESVCSAFCRLVESFQHDSQRLQQIASPDLLKNCQQLLLVTPAILNTGTFTAVVRMLSLMCGNCPDLAISLLRNDIAATLLYLLTGNAEPAAASANHVELVSRSPSELYELTCLIGELMPRLPLDGIFAVDALLDRPTLNTQDQVHWQWRDDRGAWHNYSTIDSRLIEAANQSSEDEISLSTFGRTYTVDFHAMQQINEDTGTTRPVQRRINHNYVAPMAAGQDLSTSSASGSASASGASTSAAAAAASSNNNNNNNNPPASSSGQQKRRPSLDARIACLKEERGLAADFIKHIFNVLYEVYSSSAGPNVRYKCLRALLRMVYYATPELLRQVLKYQLVSSHIAGMLGSNDLRIVVGALQMAEILMRQLPDVFGTHFRREGVIYQFTQLTDPNNPICANPSPKPLSTTATPSANAGGSQSAPASANSLQVNPFFMESAPGSSSASTTPSSSKHQSYSVKSFSHAMNALTASAKGTPAAALDVSGTSTPSAAYNYSSSAPSSSTAGAPAFFVAQQGDPRQYVHFQQPAAPPPPPQLELLPTGAIQQQGQQVSQVIYQPQQQPAHLVVASTSSAAASASSSSSSSSSATALQHKMTDMLKRKAPPKRKSQSSGRAKSRQEDAAAAAAAAGSGAPPTSASSAMHELLSRATSLGSGTGGRSTPSSGGGSGSSKSRFNAGNSTNAGSSKSSFLASLNPARWGRQTAHHHHHQSQQQHHGMSKDSGSASGSGAGLAYTVNQHGAGGSGGLNAAAVAASISKSISHANLLAAANRERARQWVREQAVDFVKRYTEQEARRSKATSESGGSQNTSSAAAGTTPLATAGSTNVLERLSSILFKLNGSYHDCLDALLELKTILLESDISPFEVNHSGLIKAMLNYMTSDTGLVERDARLRSFMHVFAGLPLEPLLQNVGQLPTIEPIAFGAFVAKLNGCVTQLEQFPVKVHDFPAGPGGRSNQSALRFFNTHQLKCNLQRHPQCSNLRQWKGGTVKIDPLAMVQAIERYLVVRGYGGIRADSDDDSEEDMDDNVAAVVMTQAGFKHKLQFTIGEHVLPYNMTVYQAVKQFSPLVSEQPETDNESETLLGNASIWVQQHTIYYRPVEEEAGSGTAGASSSSSCSSSGVQKQQSTSSSAASYANASTSCSSSSGVASGGGSSSKKAHKSSSKFMRKKTELWHEGIAPGVISALKPFLSSSLPGDVVTVQDASLDALCMLRVIHALNRHWEHLYGCVVRQNIIPQSEFVHPKITAKANRQLQDPLVIMTGNLPQWLPQIGMACPFLFPFETRHLLFYATSFDRDRALQRLLDTTPDLNAAESSERVAPRLDRRKRAISRAEILKQAEHILQDFGHSKALLEIQYENEVGTGLGPTLEFYALVSAELQRTDLGLWNGSDSYKQNSVTIVDVVKASSAVVHIEDALEATTMDQSPPLVSSTTTTTATMTATTRSSSRSHVLRSGAGQQPTQPVEHSSSSTGANDNALNMIIAQQFSDIIAADAAAAAVAAAAAAATDNPSSTTNNTTASVVEQTTTTTQSGTMTTTTTMTSYVHAVHGLFPLPLGKSSKLPQMTKAKSKFKFLGKFMAKAVMDSRMLDLPFSLPFYRWLVNEEHSIGLADLMRVAPEVQNTLVRLQDVVRHREYILADPNIDAMEKTEKIEQLDLDGCPIADLGLDFVLPGHANIELCRGGRDTPVTVHNLHQYISLVTYWFLIEGVQKQFEALREGFDSVFPIQRLRMFYPEELECVFCGSGSEQQQQRWDVKMLQDSCRTDHGFHQESQAIQFLYDILASYNRDEQRAFLQFVTGSPRLPTGGFKALTPPLTIVRKTLDGNQNPNDYLPSVMTCVNYLKLPDYSSREVMRQKLKVAANEGSMSFHLS, encoded by the exons ATGGCCGAATCCGTTAAAAGTCAATCGCTCTCTGCATTGACGGAGGGGCAGCACGACGACGGTAgtacaacagcaacagcggcgTCCTTAGTTAATAATACTACCACAGGTGCAGCAGCAAATACAAATCGTCGGCgtaaccacaacaacaacaacaacactaataataattataataataataacaacaataacagtagcagcagtagcagtaaTAGCAACAGCAGCACCCGTAAATCACACAATAAGAATAAAAAACGTAATACCAATCCGGCTGtcagctcctcctccgtcAACGCCAGTACCATTAGCTCCTTTAACCGTCGCTCGCGCAGTCAAGGTCGCAGTCAGCAGAACAACAAGGAGCCGGAGTCACCACTGGTGTCCACCAAGCGATCATCCACCTTTCGTTCCCCCTCATCCCCGGCGCCCAGCTCCAATTCGATCTCCGGCGATCAGTCCGTTTCCCCAGGAAATCGCAAGCGCCAGCATCAGCAGAATACCAGCACCACCGCCGGCGGCACCACCAGCCACCAGACCACCTTCAGTCGCAGCAATCAAC CGGCGCCCGGTGGTGATCAGCTGGTAGAGCTCAGCTCGCCGTTGAAGAAGCGCCGCCTCCAGCCGACGGCGTCATCAtcgcacaacaacaacaacagtgtGGTGTCAAcagcaggaaccgaggcatcATCAGGTATCGAGGAAGGAAGCGTAACAGCAACTGCCGGCTTCACAGAATCCGGCAGtgaccaacagcagcagcagcagacgcCACGCCAGGCATCCGGCGGTGATTGTGTGGCCCAGCGTACCCGTTCCAAGACCGTTTCTCCAGAGGAACTGCCGAGCACCAGCAGTGCAGCTGCTGCGGCGCGTCTCCAGCACCATCAGCACCACACCCAGCTGAGGGCCAGCGCCAGCTCCAGCAGTGTTCCTGCAGTGGTCTGCAGTCGTCAGAAGCGCAAAGCTAGCGGAGGATCGGGGTCTTTGGTCGAGGCGACACCCCAACGtggggcagcagcagcagctcgcGCTGGACGCCCCAGCAATTTGCTGAACTACTATCGCAAGACCCGCAAGGTCAGCCACACGCGCTCCTCCCAGAAGTCGGAGAAGCAGGCGGCCGttcaggaggaggaggaagaggaggaggaggcctCTGCCTttgcctctgccactgccacagccaGCTCTAGCGAGAGTCAACTGCAGGGATCTGTTTCTGGATCGAGCAACAGCAAATCGGGTGGAATTGGGAAGTGGAACAAGAAGGGCCTGCGCCACTTGCAACAGAATCAACTGGACACTGATAACGCCACCACATCGGAAGCTGGAGCTGAGGAACAGCAGCAGTTGGAGCAGAAGAATCTGGAAGTGGAGAATCAGTTGCCGGCCGTAGAGTCGGCTCTCAATCTTCCAGAGTCGTCAGCAAATCAGAGCCAGTCGGAGGCGGCGGAGGGCCAGTCCCAGTCCGAGGAGCAGGACGAGCGTGACGACGAGGAAGAGGAGGACGACGAAGAGGAggaagaagaggaagaggaggaaGAGGTGAGCTTCTTCGAGATTGTTAACTCAGCGGACTCGTCGTACGAGGAGGACGCCCAGATTGTTGCCGAGGAGGACGAGATcaccgaggaggaggacgtTGACGACGAAGAGGACGAGGATATCGAGGAGGACGAGGATATCGAGGAAGAAGACCTCTCAGAGAGCGAATTCGCCCAGCAGCTCATCGGTGAACTTGGTG CAGCTTCGGATGCTTTAGCATATAGTTTGATGGCTCAACAACCGCCAAGTGGACCGCCGCATGCAGGTGGACAGCAACTGACGCCag GTGCCAACTCAGCTAACCTCAGCATTGTTGCGGCCGCATTGAGTGCCGCCCGTGACGTCGGCGGTGGAGGACCAGGTGGACCACCaggtggaagtggaagtggaggAACGGCAACGGCGCCAGCCggatcatcatcatcatcggcGGCAGCCGGAGGTAACAACAGCGCGGTGGGCGCAActagcagcaacagcagtgcCGGCCAACCAGCCAGCAACAATAGCGGCAGCAGCAATGTAACCCAATCGGGTGCTGCTTCTGGCGGATCAGGAGCAGGTGGTAGCGGTAGCGGCGCCACCGCCAGCACAACGAACAGTGCCAGCCAGCATAGTGGTGGAGCAGGTGCAGCCGCTGATTCGGAGAGCGATGATAGCGAAGTGGGCCGTTTACAGGCGCTGCTAGAGGCCCGGGGTCTGCCGCCACATTTGTTTGGAGCGCTCGGTCCCAGGATGACGCACATACTCCATCGCACCAtcggcaacagcagcagctccaaggCGAACCAACTGCTGCAGGGTCTACAGTCGCACGACGAGTCCCAACAGCTGCAGGCGGCCATCGAGATGTGCCAGATGCTGGTGATGGGCAATGAGGACACCCTCGCCGGTTTCCCCATCAAACAGGTGGTGCCGGCCCTCATCCAGTTGCTTCGCATGGAGCACAACTTTGACATTATGAATAACGCGTGCAGAGCCCTGGCCTATATGCTGGAAGCGCTGCCCCGATCCTCGGGTACCGTTGTGGAGGCAGTGCCAGTGTTCCTCGAGAAGCTACAAGTCATCCAGTGTATGGACGTGGCCGAACAGAGTCTGACAGCGCTGGAGATCCTGTCGCGTCGCCACAACAAGGCCATACTGCAGGCGAATGGCATTTCGGCCTGCCTCACATACCTGGACTTCTTTTCGATTGTGGCCCAGCGTGCGGCACTGGCCATTGCCGCCAATTGTTGCCTTAACATGCATCCGGAGGAGTTTCACTTTGTGTCGGAGAGCTTGCCGCTGCTGGCCCGTCTGCTGTCGCAGCAGGACAAGAAGTGCGTCGAGAGCGTCTGCTCTGCCTTCTGTCGTCTGGTGGAGAGCTTCCAGCACGATAGCCAGCGCTTGCAGCAAATCGCCAGTCCGGACCTCCTCAAGAACTGCCAACAACTGCTCCTGGTCACTCCGGCCATTCTGAACACTGGCACCTTCACCGCAGTCGTTCGAATGCTGAGCCTGATGTGCGGCAACTGTCCGGATCTGGCCATTTCGTTGCTCAGGAACGACATAGCCGCTACGCTGCTATATCTGCTAACCGGAAACGCTGAGCCGGCAGCGGCCAGTGCCAACCACGTGGAACTGGTGTCCCGCTCGCCCTCGGAACTGTACGAACTGACTTGCCTGATCGGCGAACTGATGCCTCGTCTGCCGCTCGACGGTATTTTTGCCGTGGACGCACTGCTGGACCGGCCGACCCTCAACACCCAGGATCAGGTGCACTGGCAGTGGCGCGATGATCGCGGCGCCTGGCACAACTACTCGACGATAGATTCCCGACTGATCGAGGCCGCCAACCAAAGCAGTGAGGACGAGATCAGCCTGAGCACCTTTGGACGCACATACACGGTCGATTTCCATGCCATGCAGCAGATCAACGAGGACACCGGCACCACACGCCCCGTTCAGCGTCGCATCAATCACAACTATGTGGCGCCTATGGCGGCGGGCCAGGATCTCTCCACATCATCGGCTTCAGGCTCAGCGTCAGCCAGCGGAGCATCCACATCGGCTGCAGCGGCGGCTGCCTCttcaaataataacaacaacaacaacaatcccCCGGCCAGCAGCAGTGGCCAGCAGAAGCGTCGGCCATCGTTGGATGCCAGGATAGCTTGTCTCAAG GAGGAACGTGGTCTAGCCGCGGACTTTATCAAACACATCTTCAACGTGCTATACGAGGTGTACAGCTCCTCGGCCGGACCCAATGTACGCTATAAATGCCTGCGCGCCCTGCTCCGCATGGTCTACTACGCTACGCCGGAGTTGTTGCGTCAGGTGCTCAAGTATCAGCTGGTTTCCAGTCACATTGCCGGAATGCTTGGTAGCAACGACTTGCGGATTGTGGTCGGTGCTCTTCAGATGGCCGAGATTTTAATGCGTCAGCTACCCGATGTGTTCGGCACTCATTTCCGCCGCGAGGGCGTCATCTACCAGTTCACCCAGCTGACCGATCCCAATAACCCAATCTGCGCCAATCCATCTCCCAAGCCGCTAAGCACCACCGCCACGCCCTCAGCCAATGCTGGTGGTTCACAGAGCGCCCCAGCTTCGGCTAACAGCCTGCAGGTGAATCCGTTCTTCATGGAAAGTGCCCCAGGATCCTCGAGTGCTTCCACGacgcccagcagcagcaagcaCCAGTCGTACAGTGTGAAGAGCTTCTCGCATGCCATGAACGCCCTGACGGCCAGTGCCAAGGGAACTCCGGCTGCTGCCTTGGATGTGTCTGGAACATCAACTCCTTCCGCTGCGTATAACTATAGCAGCTCGGCGCCGTCTTCGTCAACGGCTGGAGCTCCTGCCTTCTTTGTGGCCCAGCAGGGTGATCCGCGACAGTACGTTCATTTCCAGCAGCCGGCGGCTCCACCACCGCCACCTCAACTGGAGTTGCTGCCCACCGGAGCCATTCAGCAGCAGGGCCAGCAGGTGTCCCAGGTTATATAccagccacagcagcagccgGCCCACCTAGTGGTGGCCTCAACCAGCAGCGCCGCCGCCTCGgcctcctcgtcctcctctTCGTCGTCGTCGGCCACGGCTCTTCAGCACAAAATGACGGATATGCTGAAGCGGAAGGCTCCGCCCAAGCGCAAGTCTCAAAGCAGTGGGCGAGCCAAGTCGCGGCAGGAGGATgcggctgcagcagcagcggcagctgGCTCTGGAGCGCCACCCACGTCGGCTAGTTCGGCGATGCACGAGCTACTCAGCCGTGCCACAA GTCTTGGAAGCGGCACTGGAGGAAGAAGCACGCCCAGCTCTGGCGGCGGCTCTGGAAGCTCCAAGTCTCGTTTCAATGCCGGAAACTCAACCAACGCGGGATCGAGCAAGTCCTCATTTTTGGCTTCGCTTAATCCGGCCCGCTGGGGACGCCAGACGGCTcatcaccatcatcatcagtcgcagcaacagcaccacGGCATGTCGAAGGACTCGGGTAGCGCAAGCGGATCAGGAGCCGGCTTGGCCTACACGGTTAACCAGCACGGCGCCGGAGGAAGTGGTGGTCTGAATGCCGCCGCCGTGGCAGCCAGCATCAGCAAGAGCATCTCGCACGCCAATCTTCTGGCGGCTGCCAATCGGGAGCGGGCACGGCAATGGGTACGCGAGCAGGCGGTGGACTTTGTTAAGCGCTACACAGAGCAGGAGGCACGGAGGAGTAAGGCAACGTCTGAGAGCGGTGGAAGCCAGAATACAAGCTCCGCGGCAGCCGGCACAACACCTCTGGCCACTGCTGGTAGCACCAATGTGCTTGAGCGCCTCTCAAGTATTCTTTTCAAGCTAAACGGCAGCTATCACGACTGTCTGGACGCCCTACTTGAACTGAAGACCATTCTGCTCGAAAGCGACATCTCACCGTTCGAAGTCAACCACTCTGGCCTGATCAAAGCCATGCTCAACTACATGACCAGTGATACGGGTCTGGTGGAGCGCGACGCTCGTCTGCGTAGCTTCATGCACGTTTTCGCCGGCCTACCGCTTGAACCCCTGCTCCAGAATGTGGGTCAACTGCCCACCATCGAGCCGATAGCCTTCGGGGCATTTGTGGCCAAACTTAATGGCTGTGTCACCCAATTGGAACAGTTCCCTGTTAAGGTGCACGACTTTCCGGCAGGACCCGGCGGTCGTTCCAACCAGAGTGCGCTAAGGTTCTTCAACACTCACCAGTTAAAG TGCAACCTTCAGCGTCATCCACAATGCAGCAATCTCCGCCAGTGGAAGGGCGGCACCGTCAAAATCGACCCACTGGCCATGGTGCAGGCCATCGAGCGGTACCTAGTGGTGCGCGGCTATGGTGGCATCCGTGCCGACTCTGATGACGACAGTGAAGAGGATATGGATGATAATGTCGCCGCCGTGGTCATGACCCAGGCTGGCTTCAAGCACAAGTTGCAGTTCACGATCGGGGAGCATGTCCTGCCCTACAACATGACCGTCTACCAGGCGGTGAAACAGTTCTCGCCGCTGGTCAGTGAACAGCCGGAGACGGACAACGAGTCGGAGACCCTGCTGGGCAATGCCAGTATCTGGGTTCAGCAGCACACTATCTACTATCGGCCCGTGGAGGAGGAGGCCGGTTCGGGAACTGCCGGAGCCTCTAGCAGCAGTTcgtgcagcagcagcggcgtgCAAAAGCAGCAGAGCACCTCGAGTTCGGCCGCCAGTTACGCAAATGCCTCGACCTCGTGCTCCTCGTCCTCGGGAGTGGCCAGTGGCGGTGGATCGTCCTCGAAGAAGGCGCATAAGTCGAGCAGCAAGTTCATGCGCAAGAAGACAGAACTTTGGCACGAGGGCATCGCCCCGGGTGTGATCTCGGCTCTGAAGCCGTTCCTCAGCAGCTCGTTGCCCGGCGATGTGGTGACTGTGCAGGACGCCTCCCTCGACGCCCTGTGCATGCTGCGTGTCATCCATGCCCTCAACCGCCATTGGGAACATCTGTACGGATGCGTCGTTCGTCAGAACATCATTCCACAATCGGAGTTCGTGCATCCCAAGATCACCGCAAAGGCCAACCGCCAACTGCAAGATCCACTGGTGATCATGACTGGCAACCTGCCGCAATGGCTGCCCCAGATTGGAATGGCGTGTCCCTTCCTCTTCCCATTCGAGACGCGTCATCTGCTCTTCTACGCCACCAGCTTCGATCGGGACCGTGCCTTGCAACGCCTGCTAGACACCACACCGGATTTGAATGCAGCCGAATCGTCTGAGCGTGTGGCGCCTCGACTTGATCGTCGCAAGCGGGCCATATCTCGGGCCGAGATCCTTAAGCAGGCAGAACATATCCTGCAAGACTTTGGCCATTCAAAGGCCCTGTTGGAAATTCAATATGAAAATGAGGTCGGAACGGGTCTTGGACCTACTTTGGAGTTCTACGCCTTGGTCTCTGCTGAGCTGCAGCGTACGGATCTGGGCTTGTGGAACGGAAGCGACAGTTACAAACAGAACTCTGTGACCATCGTGGATGTTGTGAAGGCAAGCAGCGCTGTGGTGCACATCGAGGACGCTCTTGAGGCCACCACCATGGATCAGAGCCCGCCGCTCGTTAGCagtaccaccaccaccacagccACCATGACGGCAACCACCCGTTCCAGCAGCCGGTCGCACGTCTTGCGCAGTGGCGCCGGCCAACAGCCAACCCAGCCGGTGGAgcacagctcctccagcactGGCGCGAATGATAACGCTTTAAACATGATCATCGCACAGCAATTTAGTGATATCATCGCTGCggatgcagcagcagcagccgtaGCAGCGGCGGCAGCTGCAGCTACTGATAATCCAAGCAGTACCACCAACAACACCACAGCTAGTGTAGTGGAGCAGACAACCACGACAACTCAATCGGGAACAATgaccaccaccacaaccatGACGAGCTATGTGCACGCCGTCCACGGACTGTTCCCGCTCCCATTGGGAAAATCCTCAAAGCTACCCCAGATGACCAAGGCCAAGTCCAAGTTCAAATTCTTGGGCAAGTTCATGGCCAAGGCTGTGATGGACAGCCGCATG TTGGATTTGCCATTCTCTTTGCCCTTCTATCGCTGGCTAGTCAATGAGGAGCATTCCATTGGCTTGGCTGATCTGATGCGGGTTGCCCCGGAGGTACAAAACACACTTGTACGCCTTCAGGACGTTGTCCGTCATCGCGAGTACATCCTGGCTGATCCAAACATTGATGCCATGGAGAAGACCGAAAAG ATTGAACAGTTGGACTTGGACGGCTGCCCTATTGCGGATCTGGGCCTTGACTTTGTGCTACCTGGCCATGCCAACATTGAGCTGTGCCGTGGTGGCCGTGATACTCCGGTGACTGTGCACAACTTGCATCAATACATCTCGCTGGTCACCTATTGGTTCCTAATCGAGGGTGTCCAGAAGCAGTTTGAAGCCCTGCGCGAGG GCTTCGATTCAGTTTTTCCGATCCAACGACTGCGTATGTTCTATCCGGAGGAGCTGGAGTGCGTATTCTGCGGCTCTGGCAgtgagcaacagcagcagcggtGGGACGTGAAGATGCTGCAGGACAGCTGCCGCACGGACCACGGTTTCCACCAGGAGTCGCAGGCAATACAGTTCCTGTATGACATCCTTGCCTCGTATAACCGCGACGAGCAGCGCGCCTTCTTGCAGTTTGTGACAGGATCGCCGCGTCTCCCGACTGGCGGTTTTAAGGCACTGACGCCTCCGCTGACAATCGTGCGAAAAACGCTGGACGGCAACCAGAACCCCAACGACTATCTACCATCTGTGATGACATGCGTCAACTATTTGAAGTTGCCCGACTATTCGAGTCGTGAGGTGATGCGGCAGAAACTAAAAGTGGCCGCTAACGAGGGCAGCATGTCCTTCCATCTTTCCTAA